A section of the Oscillospiraceae bacterium genome encodes:
- a CDS encoding ABC transporter permease, translating into MVTTIIQRAIMQGTPLLLGSTGEILTEKSGNLNLGIPGIMYVGAISGVAGSFLYEHSGVVMNPLLAVLIPLFCSILGSLLMGLIYCFLTVTLRANQNVTGLALTTFGIGIGNFFGGSLIKLVNTDVPSISLSRTSQIFKTQLPFANSLGWFGDIFLSYGFLVYVAIAIALFSSFLLNKTRVGLHLRAVGESPETADAAGINVTKYKYIFTCIGSAIAGLGGLYYVMDYANGVWSNNGFGDRGWLAIALVIFSMWRPSLSILGSILFGFLYVIPTYIPNISVSSKLLFDMLPYVVTVIVLIITSIRNRKENQPPEALGLPYFREER; encoded by the coding sequence ATGGTAACAACAATTATCCAACGTGCAATCATGCAGGGGACTCCTTTATTGCTTGGTTCTACCGGTGAAATTCTCACCGAAAAATCAGGAAACCTGAATCTGGGAATTCCCGGTATTATGTATGTGGGAGCTATCAGCGGTGTGGCAGGTTCTTTTCTCTATGAGCACAGCGGAGTGGTTATGAATCCGCTTTTGGCAGTTCTGATTCCGCTTTTTTGTTCCATTTTAGGTTCTCTTCTGATGGGGCTGATTTACTGTTTCTTAACCGTAACCCTTCGCGCAAACCAGAACGTAACAGGGTTAGCCCTTACCACCTTCGGCATTGGGATTGGGAATTTCTTCGGCGGTTCTCTCATAAAATTAGTGAACACCGATGTTCCCTCCATCTCTCTTTCCAGAACCAGTCAGATTTTTAAAACACAACTTCCTTTTGCCAATAGCTTAGGTTGGTTCGGGGACATCTTTTTATCTTATGGCTTTTTGGTATACGTTGCAATTGCGATTGCGCTGTTCAGTTCATTCCTCTTAAATAAAACCAGAGTTGGTCTTCATTTAAGGGCAGTGGGAGAAAGTCCTGAAACTGCAGATGCAGCAGGTATCAACGTAACCAAATATAAATACATTTTCACTTGTATCGGTAGTGCCATTGCAGGTCTTGGCGGCTTGTATTATGTGATGGATTATGCCAATGGTGTTTGGTCCAACAACGGCTTTGGTGACCGTGGATGGTTGGCCATTGCTTTGGTTATTTTCTCTATGTGGCGACCGTCCTTAAGTATTTTAGGTTCCATTTTATTTGGATTTTTATATGTAATTCCCACTTACATTCCCAATATCAGTGTCAGCAGTAAACTGCTTTTTGATATGTTGCCCTATGTGGTAACTGTTATTGTGCTGATTATCACCAGCATTCGTAACAGAAAAGAAAATCAACCTCCCGAAGCACTCGGCTTACCCTACTTCCGTGAGGAACGATAA
- a CDS encoding esterase family protein codes for MAFFEANFYSESLGFQTTAYVIKPQRSTEGQIGVDGKVENGEYKCLYLLHGLSDDHTIWMRRTSIERYAEEYGICVVMPFGGKGFYTDMKYGEKYYTYITEELPRLMEEFFGIPRKKELNFIAGLSMGGYGALKIGLRNPDRYTACAGLSAVTDIYLWARTCPDFMPAIFGDDLNVPATEDLFFLAEELDKKEEKIRVYMGVGTEDFVYEENVKLRDKFNTLHFDYTYRESAGTHCWTFWDEYIQYVLAWMFGDK; via the coding sequence ATGGCATTTTTTGAAGCAAATTTTTATAGCGAATCTTTAGGATTTCAGACTACCGCTTATGTGATTAAGCCTCAGAGAAGCACCGAAGGACAAATCGGTGTGGACGGTAAAGTGGAGAACGGTGAATACAAATGTTTATATTTACTGCATGGATTAAGTGACGACCATACCATCTGGATGCGTCGTACCTCCATTGAACGCTATGCAGAGGAATATGGTATCTGTGTGGTAATGCCCTTTGGTGGAAAAGGATTTTACACCGATATGAAATATGGGGAGAAGTACTATACCTATATTACCGAAGAATTACCTCGCTTAATGGAAGAATTTTTCGGAATTCCTCGCAAGAAGGAACTGAATTTTATCGCAGGTCTTTCTATGGGCGGTTATGGCGCCTTAAAAATCGGACTCAGAAATCCTGACCGTTATACCGCTTGCGCAGGCCTTTCCGCAGTAACAGATATTTATCTGTGGGCAAGAACCTGCCCTGATTTTATGCCTGCAATTTTTGGGGATGATTTAAATGTTCCTGCAACAGAAGATTTATTTTTCCTTGCAGAAGAGCTGGATAAAAAAGAGGAAAAAATCCGTGTGTATATGGGAGTTGGGACAGAAGACTTTGTATATGAGGAAAATGTAAAACTCCGTGATAAATTCAATACCCTTCATTTCGATTATACCTACCGTGAATCCGCAGGAACTCATTGTTGGACATTCTGGGATGAATATATCCAGTATGTGTTAGCATGGATGTTTGGCGACAAGTAA
- a CDS encoding sugar phosphate isomerase/epimerase, whose translation MKIATTIQGMEAYADTPAQVVSLFVDTPFRYLDYDFGSVLKVSEHWFMGDGWRDEIQKTKANADRLGIHFVQAHAPSFILQGERAEYGISAAIRAIEACKILGISKMVVHSGFFPEIKYPHGAEEYFRTNAPYFQALIPAMEANHVHILFENTTIKHCREGCYFPIYAKDLNAMVAYMNHPLFGAAWDVGHANIDKIDHQKEILELGSNLGAIHVHDNRGYLDEHLMPMMGNCDYDSLMRGLIQSGFNGYFTLEVKHLFDYHRTMQSDGPLAKGSVAIRKEALSLMYHICKHILSTYGVYEE comes from the coding sequence ATGAAAATAGCAACAACCATCCAAGGGATGGAAGCTTATGCAGATACGCCGGCTCAGGTGGTTTCTCTGTTTGTCGATACCCCTTTTCGGTATTTGGATTATGATTTTGGCAGTGTGTTGAAAGTTTCCGAACATTGGTTTATGGGTGACGGATGGCGGGATGAAATCCAAAAGACCAAAGCCAATGCAGACCGTTTGGGGATTCACTTTGTGCAGGCACACGCTCCCAGCTTCATTTTGCAGGGTGAACGGGCAGAATATGGAATTTCTGCCGCAATTCGTGCCATTGAGGCGTGCAAAATCCTGGGAATTTCCAAGATGGTGGTTCATTCCGGCTTTTTTCCCGAAATAAAATATCCCCACGGAGCAGAGGAGTATTTTAGAACAAATGCTCCCTATTTTCAGGCGTTGATTCCTGCAATGGAAGCAAATCACGTGCATATTTTATTTGAAAATACCACCATCAAACATTGCAGAGAAGGGTGCTATTTTCCCATTTATGCCAAAGATTTAAACGCAATGGTGGCTTATATGAACCATCCGTTGTTTGGTGCTGCCTGGGATGTGGGACATGCCAATATTGATAAGATTGACCATCAGAAAGAAATTTTGGAATTGGGCAGTAATTTGGGTGCAATTCACGTTCACGATAACCGTGGATATCTGGATGAACATCTGATGCCTATGATGGGGAATTGTGATTACGATTCTTTGATGAGAGGATTGATTCAGTCCGGATTCAATGGTTATTTTACCTTAGAGGTGAAACATTTATTTGATTACCACCGAACGATGCAATCCGACGGGCCTTTAGCAAAAGGAAGCGTAGCAATCAGAAAGGAAGCACTTTCGCTGATGTATCATATTTGCAAACACATTCTTTCAACGTACGGTGTGTATGAAGAGTAG
- a CDS encoding alpha/beta hydrolase, protein MKFEKIMLDDEAELWTYIADQNPWYKRKAMLVIPGGGYEFVDNFVEGDPVAQAFLPYGFNAFVLRYSVNKMQNKFPDQLIQATKAMKYIRDHAEEYGMDPEEVYAVGFSAGGHLCGSLATMWMLPELQEAVPMPYGYNKPKGVVLVYPVVTGNPEFSHQDSFRNLLCNPNPTAEELASVSLENLVDENTVPAYIVHGGADEVVPVENSLILATAYSKAKIPFELHIYPGRHHGFGLGNEVTAQMECHIGENISQWVKQAVLWMKSL, encoded by the coding sequence ATGAAATTTGAAAAAATAATGTTAGATGACGAAGCTGAACTGTGGACATACATTGCTGACCAAAACCCTTGGTACAAGAGAAAAGCAATGTTGGTGATTCCCGGTGGCGGTTATGAGTTTGTGGATAATTTTGTGGAAGGTGACCCTGTGGCACAGGCATTTTTGCCATATGGATTCAATGCCTTTGTGCTTCGTTATTCCGTGAATAAAATGCAAAATAAGTTCCCCGATCAGCTGATTCAGGCAACCAAAGCAATGAAATATATCCGTGACCATGCCGAAGAATACGGTATGGATCCCGAAGAGGTGTATGCCGTTGGATTTTCTGCAGGCGGACATTTATGTGGTTCTTTAGCAACCATGTGGATGCTTCCCGAGTTGCAGGAAGCGGTACCGATGCCCTATGGTTACAATAAACCTAAGGGTGTGGTGTTGGTTTATCCTGTGGTGACAGGAAACCCTGAATTTTCTCATCAGGACAGTTTCCGTAATCTGCTTTGTAACCCCAATCCCACCGCGGAAGAGTTGGCATCTGTCAGCTTAGAAAATCTGGTAGATGAAAACACAGTTCCTGCCTATATTGTGCATGGTGGTGCCGACGAAGTTGTGCCGGTGGAGAATTCTCTGATTTTGGCAACGGCATACAGTAAGGCAAAAATTCCCTTTGAACTGCATATTTATCCCGGCAGACATCATGGTTTTGGTTTGGGAAATGAAGTGACCGCCCAGATGGAATGCCATATCGGTGAAAATATCAGCCAATGGGTAAAACAAGCAGTTCTTTGGATGAAATCTCTGTAA
- a CDS encoding electron transfer flavoprotein subunit beta/FixA family protein: MKILVCIKQVPGSSNVEVDPVTGVLKRDGIQSKMNPYDLYAIETALSLTEQYGGSVEVITMGPPQAKSIITEAICMGAKKGSVLSDRKFAGADVLATAYTISQGIQKAGEFDVILCGKQTTDGDTAQVGAEVSEFLGIPNVANVLSVTNVTDDSITVTASLDDKVATMNIKMPCLLSVDGDINSPRLPSYKVLQSVTDDLITIYSFSDFADQNPDHYGLMGSATQVERIFPPEKNAEKRSISGNSEEQSEGLYQLIRERKLV, from the coding sequence ATGAAGATTTTAGTATGTATCAAGCAGGTACCCGGTTCTTCCAATGTGGAAGTGGACCCGGTTACCGGTGTGTTAAAACGAGACGGAATCCAGAGCAAAATGAATCCCTATGACTTATATGCCATTGAAACAGCGCTGTCTTTAACCGAACAGTATGGAGGTAGTGTGGAAGTGATCACCATGGGACCTCCTCAGGCAAAGAGTATTATCACAGAAGCCATTTGTATGGGAGCAAAAAAAGGTTCTGTGTTGTCCGATAGAAAATTTGCAGGTGCAGATGTTTTGGCAACTGCCTACACCATTTCTCAGGGAATTCAAAAAGCAGGGGAGTTTGATGTAATCCTTTGCGGAAAACAGACCACCGATGGTGACACTGCTCAGGTTGGTGCGGAAGTTTCTGAATTTTTGGGTATTCCCAATGTGGCAAATGTGTTGTCTGTTACCAATGTGACAGATGATTCTATCACCGTTACCGCATCTTTGGACGATAAGGTTGCAACAATGAATATCAAAATGCCTTGTCTGTTGTCTGTGGACGGAGACATCAATTCTCCCAGACTTCCTTCTTATAAAGTGCTACAGAGTGTGACCGATGATTTGATTACTATCTATTCCTTCTCTGATTTTGCAGACCAAAATCCTGACCATTACGGTCTGATGGGTTCTGCCACTCAGGTAGAACGGATTTTCCCGCCGGAAAAGAATGCGGAAAAACGCAGTATTTCGGGAAATTCCGAGGAACAGAGCGAAGGCTTGTATCAGTTAATTCGGGAACGGAAACTGGTGTAA
- a CDS encoding electron transfer flavoprotein subunit alpha/FixB family protein — protein sequence MGKLVVNQNLVTKENAPEIQSLCPFGAITYENDKLDISSACKMCKLCVKKSGGVVTFEEEVKKSVDKSLWKGICVYVDHMEGTIHRVTYELLGKAKELAKVTGHPVYALMMGSAIGNSVEKLLHYGVDKVFVYDKPELKDFRIEPYTACFCDFIEKVKPSSILVGATNLGRQLAPRVAARQRAGLTADCTVLEMKENTDLVQIRPAFGGNIMAQIISPDTRPQFCTVRYKVFTEPAPTKETQGEIVNMEIGADKLTSAISVISTLDKPKDIDISEADVVVAVGRGAMSEALRAQAKELADLLGGVVACTRPLVEGNIMDAKHQIGLSGRTVKPKFIICLGISGAVQFAAGMKSSDCIVAINTDQSAPIFDVAHYAIVGDVAEILPRLIAKIKEGEANA from the coding sequence ATGGGTAAATTAGTAGTCAATCAGAATCTTGTCACCAAAGAAAATGCACCCGAAATTCAATCCCTTTGTCCCTTTGGTGCCATTACATACGAGAATGATAAATTAGATATTTCTTCCGCTTGTAAAATGTGTAAGCTTTGTGTGAAAAAATCAGGCGGTGTGGTCACTTTTGAGGAAGAAGTGAAAAAAAGCGTGGACAAATCCTTATGGAAGGGGATTTGTGTGTATGTGGACCACATGGAAGGAACCATTCACAGAGTCACTTATGAACTGTTAGGCAAGGCAAAAGAACTTGCTAAGGTAACAGGTCACCCCGTGTATGCATTGATGATGGGTTCTGCTATCGGAAACAGCGTGGAAAAACTCCTTCACTACGGCGTGGATAAAGTGTTTGTGTATGACAAACCTGAACTGAAAGATTTCAGAATTGAGCCTTATACCGCTTGTTTCTGCGATTTTATTGAAAAAGTGAAACCCTCCTCTATCCTGGTTGGAGCCACCAATTTAGGACGTCAGCTGGCTCCCCGTGTGGCGGCTCGTCAGAGAGCAGGCTTAACTGCAGACTGTACTGTTTTAGAAATGAAAGAAAATACCGATTTGGTGCAGATTCGTCCTGCATTCGGCGGTAACATTATGGCGCAGATTATCTCGCCTGATACCCGTCCTCAGTTCTGCACCGTTCGTTATAAAGTGTTCACCGAACCTGCTCCCACCAAAGAAACACAAGGTGAAATTGTGAATATGGAAATCGGAGCAGACAAACTGACTTCTGCCATTTCCGTGATTTCCACCTTGGATAAGCCTAAGGACATTGATATTTCTGAGGCTGATGTGGTGGTTGCTGTGGGCAGAGGTGCTATGAGTGAAGCGTTAAGAGCTCAGGCAAAAGAACTTGCTGATTTATTGGGCGGTGTGGTTGCTTGTACCCGTCCTTTGGTGGAAGGTAACATTATGGATGCCAAGCATCAGATTGGTTTGTCCGGCAGAACTGTAAAGCCCAAATTCATCATTTGCCTTGGTATTTCCGGCGCCGTTCAGTTTGCGGCAGGAATGAAATCTTCCGATTGCATTGTGGCAATTAACACCGATCAATCTGCTCCCATTTTTGATGTGGCACATTATGCCATTGTGGGAGACGTAGCGGAAATTTTACCCCGTCTGATTGCAAAAATAAAGGAGGGTGAAGCAAATGCTTAA
- a CDS encoding FAD-binding oxidoreductase, translating into MLNERSKVTLDDIKVLQGILGEENVLVGDAISPDYAHDELGGIEKMPEVLVRVHTTEEISLVMKLAWQKSIPVTVRGSGTGLVGSAVPVCGGILMETTKMNKILELDTDNLTVTVQPGVLLMELAAFVEENDFLYPPDPGEKSATIGGNISTNAGGMRAVKYGVTRDYVRALTVVMPNGEIVKLGAKVAKNSSGYSLKDLVIGSEGTLCIITEAVLEVIPLPKVSLSLLVPFADMKSAIEAVPRIFRSKITPTAIEYMSRDTILFAEDYLGKKFPDTKNDAYILLTFDGNTDAQVDADMKAVADLCLSIGALDAYIVDTEERKKSVWSARGAFLEAIKASTPEMDECDVVVPVNQVDEFIKFTHALADEMNVRIPSFGHAGDGNLHVYICRDSLNDADWKQTLDTCFDKMYEKAEELGGLVSGEHGIGYAKKEYLKKQLGTVPIEIMQGIKKVFDEKNILNPDKICF; encoded by the coding sequence ATGCTTAACGAAAGAAGTAAAGTAACCCTTGATGACATCAAAGTATTACAGGGCATTTTAGGGGAAGAAAACGTATTGGTTGGCGATGCTATCAGTCCCGACTATGCTCACGACGAACTGGGCGGCATTGAAAAAATGCCCGAAGTGTTGGTTCGTGTGCATACCACCGAAGAAATCTCTTTGGTAATGAAATTAGCTTGGCAGAAAAGTATTCCGGTTACTGTTCGCGGAAGTGGAACAGGGCTGGTTGGTTCTGCTGTTCCCGTTTGCGGTGGTATCTTAATGGAAACCACCAAAATGAATAAAATTCTGGAGCTGGATACCGATAACTTAACCGTTACCGTTCAGCCCGGCGTTTTATTGATGGAACTGGCAGCGTTTGTGGAAGAAAACGACTTTTTATATCCCCCCGATCCCGGTGAAAAATCCGCTACCATCGGTGGTAACATTTCCACCAATGCAGGGGGAATGAGAGCAGTAAAATACGGCGTAACCCGTGATTATGTGAGAGCGTTGACTGTGGTAATGCCCAATGGTGAAATTGTTAAGCTGGGTGCTAAAGTTGCAAAAAACAGTTCCGGTTACAGCTTAAAAGATCTGGTAATCGGTTCGGAAGGAACCCTTTGTATTATCACCGAAGCAGTGCTGGAAGTGATTCCGCTTCCTAAAGTATCACTGTCTTTGTTGGTTCCGTTTGCCGATATGAAGAGTGCCATTGAAGCGGTACCTCGGATTTTCCGTTCTAAAATCACGCCCACCGCCATCGAATATATGTCTCGTGACACCATTTTATTTGCGGAAGATTACCTTGGCAAAAAATTCCCCGACACCAAAAACGATGCGTATATTCTCTTAACCTTTGACGGTAATACCGATGCCCAGGTGGATGCAGATATGAAAGCTGTGGCAGATTTATGTCTCTCCATCGGCGCTTTGGATGCATATATTGTGGATACTGAGGAACGTAAAAAATCCGTTTGGTCTGCCCGTGGTGCTTTCTTAGAAGCTATCAAAGCGTCCACTCCTGAAATGGACGAATGTGACGTGGTGGTGCCGGTAAATCAGGTAGATGAATTTATTAAATTTACCCACGCTTTAGCAGACGAAATGAATGTTCGTATCCCCAGCTTCGGTCACGCAGGAGACGGTAACTTACACGTTTACATTTGTCGTGACAGTTTAAATGATGCCGATTGGAAACAAACCTTAGATACTTGCTTTGACAAAATGTATGAAAAAGCAGAAGAACTGGGTGGTCTGGTCTCCGGGGAACACGGTATCGGCTACGCGAAAAAAGAATATTTGAAAAAACAGTTGGGAACTGTGCCCATTGAAATTATGCAGGGCATTAAAAAGGTGTTTGACGAAAAAAACATCTTAAATCCCGATAAAATCTGCTTTTAA
- a CDS encoding ethanolamine utilization protein EutH, producing the protein MLELIFGIFALLGALDRITGNHLKIGEEFEKGILAVGTLAVAMVGMITIAPTLANLLTPACSWLSQQMRIDPSFLGGFVANDMGGASISAELSQTAFSRFHGLVVAAMMGVTICFTIPVALKMVKKEYHQDMLTGILCGVATIPLGCVASGLFMGFSIGELLLNLLPVIFVSLLTCLGLVFCPDVCRKVFEGIGNLVLIIITVGLAAGIFTYLTGYVLIPGMAPVTDGFMTVAGIAMILAGVFPLISVLSRLLKKPFGWIGRKMGMNEDAVVGLLSSLANSIPTFTLIEKMNSRGIIINMAFVTSASFVLGDHLAFTMTFDGEMIPAMVIGKLTGGLLAVLVAVILCHHQDNKTEKTK; encoded by the coding sequence ATGTTGGAATTGATATTTGGTATCTTTGCTCTTTTGGGAGCATTGGACCGTATAACAGGGAATCACTTAAAAATCGGTGAAGAATTTGAAAAGGGAATTCTTGCTGTGGGCACGTTAGCTGTTGCTATGGTGGGAATGATTACCATTGCTCCCACTTTGGCAAATCTTTTGACTCCTGCCTGCAGTTGGCTTAGTCAACAGATGAGGATTGACCCCTCGTTTTTAGGCGGTTTTGTGGCAAATGATATGGGCGGTGCTTCTATTTCGGCAGAATTATCGCAGACGGCTTTCAGCCGTTTTCACGGGTTAGTGGTTGCCGCTATGATGGGGGTAACCATCTGTTTTACCATTCCCGTGGCGTTAAAAATGGTGAAAAAAGAATACCATCAAGATATGCTCACCGGAATTTTGTGCGGTGTTGCAACCATTCCCTTAGGTTGTGTGGCATCAGGTCTTTTTATGGGATTTTCTATCGGAGAACTGCTTTTGAATTTACTTCCTGTGATTTTCGTTTCTTTGCTTACTTGCTTAGGACTGGTTTTTTGTCCCGACGTTTGCAGAAAAGTGTTTGAGGGAATCGGAAATCTGGTGCTTATCATCATCACTGTTGGACTGGCCGCAGGAATTTTCACCTATCTGACGGGATATGTGCTGATTCCCGGTATGGCTCCTGTTACGGATGGTTTTATGACGGTTGCCGGCATCGCAATGATTTTGGCGGGGGTATTTCCGCTGATTTCTGTGTTATCACGGCTCTTGAAAAAGCCCTTTGGTTGGATTGGCAGAAAGATGGGGATGAATGAGGATGCTGTGGTAGGTTTGTTGTCTTCTTTGGCAAACAGTATTCCCACTTTTACCTTGATTGAAAAAATGAATTCCCGGGGAATTATCATCAATATGGCATTTGTCACCTCTGCATCCTTCGTACTGGGAGACCACCTTGCCTTTACTATGACATTCGATGGAGAAATGATTCCCGCTATGGTGATTGGGAAACTAACAGGCGGGTTGCTGGCGGTTTTGGTTGCGGTGATATTGTGCCACCATCAAGATAACAAAACGGAGAAAACAAAATGA